One window of the Perca fluviatilis chromosome 5, GENO_Pfluv_1.0, whole genome shotgun sequence genome contains the following:
- the LOC120558853 gene encoding complement C1q-like protein 2 isoform X2 has product MSASLAEQRVEMRHLQRENEVQAAKLRELDLQKTEVDTLKQQLQAQTAELITMKARTNVTVNQVEALKRDGEVKQVAFSASLLASGSGTLGPFNTHTPLTFRYVVTNIGNAYNPNTGFFIAPVRGAYHFEFYIGAYGHNSYGSGAVLVKNGEHIFMAYQHQPYHYGSTANGASLLLEVGDVVFVRLWVNSRIFDDGNHHSTFSGHLLFTM; this is encoded by the exons ATGAGCGCCTCGTTGGCTGAACAGAGGGTGGAGATGAGACACTTACAGAGAGAGAATGAAG TACAGGCAGCTAAGCTGAGAGAACTGGATCTGCAAAAGACTGAGGTGGACACGCTGAAGCAACAGCTACaag CACAGACAGCAGAGCTGATCACCATGAAAGCCAGGACAAATGTTACAGTAAACCAGGTGGAGGCTctgaagagagatggagaag tcAAACAGGTGGCTTTCTCAGCCTCTCTGTTGGCTTCAGGCTCAGGAACTCTCGGaccatttaacacacacactcctctcaCCTTCAGATATGTTGTCACAAACATTGGAAATGCCTACAACCCAAACACAG GTTTTTTCATTGCACCAGTGAGAGGAGCCTACCACTTTGAGTTCTACATAGGTGCATATGGACATAATTCATATGGTTCAGGTGCTGTGCTGGTCAAGAATGGAGAGCATATTTTTATGGCATATCAGCATCAGCCGTACCATTATGGCTCTACTGCTAATGGCGCCTCGCTGCTTCTAGAGGTCGGAGATGTTGTTTTTGTGCGTCTGTGGGTTAACTCAAGAATATTTGACGATGGAAATCACCACAGCACATTCAGTGGTCATCTGCTTTTTACCATGTGA
- the LOC120558853 gene encoding complement C1q-like protein 2 isoform X1 produces MMEMTMCFPLLLLICSLSTAQLQKESDNEITPHGNQAGSQGREPTNVSDHQQTCTQDIHAVLREMSASLAEQRVEMRHLQRENDVQAAKLRELDLQKTEVDTLKQQLQAQTAELITMKARTNVTVNQVEALKRDGEVKQVAFSASLLASGSGTLGPFNTHTPLTFRYVVTNIGNAYNPNTGFFIAPVRGAYHFEFYIGAYGHNSYGSGAVLVKNGEHIFMAYQHQPYHYGSTANGASLLLEVGDVVFVRLWVNSRIFDDGNHHSTFSGHLLFTM; encoded by the exons ATGATGGAGATGACAATGTGTTTTCCACTGTTGCTGCTGATCTGCTCTCTCTCCACGGCTCAGCTTCAGAAAGAGTCTGACAACGAAATTACTCCACATGGAAATCAAGCTGGATCCCAGGGAAGAGAACCAACGAATGTCTCTGACCACCAACAGACCTGCACACAAGACATCCATGCTGTGCTGAGAGAGATGAGCGCCTCGTTGGCTGAACAGAGGGTGGAGATGAGACACTTACAGAGAGAGAATGACG TACAGGCAGCTAAGCTGAGAGAACTGGATCTGCAAAAGACTGAGGTGGACACGCTGAAGCAACAGCTACaag CACAGACAGCAGAGCTGATCACCATGAAAGCCAGGACAAATGTTACAGTAAACCAGGTGGAGGCTctgaagagagatggagaag tcAAACAGGTGGCTTTCTCAGCCTCTCTGTTGGCTTCAGGCTCAGGAACTCTCGGaccatttaacacacacactcctctcaCCTTCAGATATGTTGTCACAAACATTGGAAATGCCTACAACCCAAACACAG GTTTTTTCATTGCACCAGTGAGAGGAGCCTACCACTTTGAGTTCTACATAGGTGCATATGGACATAATTCATATGGTTCAGGTGCTGTGCTGGTCAAGAATGGAGAGCATATTTTTATGGCATATCAGCATCAGCCGTACCATTATGGCTCTACTGCTAATGGCGCCTCGCTGCTTCTAGAGGTCGGAGATGTTGTTTTTGTGCGTCTGTGGGTTAACTCAAGAATATTTGACGATGGAAATCACCACAGCACATTCAGTGGTCATCTGCTTTTTACCATGTGA
- the LOC120558853 gene encoding complement C1q-like protein 2 isoform X3, with protein sequence MSASLAEQRVEMRHLQRENEVQAAKLRELELQKTEVDTLKQQLQAQAAELITIKARTNVTVNQVEALKRDGEVKQVAFSASLLASGSGTLGPFNTHTPLTFRYVITNIGNAYNPNTGFFIAPVRGAYHFEFCVGAGGHNSHGSGAVLVKNGEHIFVAYEHQPSGHGSSANGATLLLEVGHVVFLRQWVNTLIYDNGNHHSTFSGHLLFTM encoded by the exons ATGAGCGCCTCGTTGGCTGAACAGAGGGTGGAGATGAGACACTTACAGAGAGAGAATGAAG TACAGGCAGCTAAGCTGAGAGAACTGGAGCTGCAAAAGACTGAGGTGGACACACTGAAGCAACAGCTACaag CACAGGCAGCAGAGCTGATCACCATTAAAGCCAGGACAAATGTTACAGTAAACCAGGTGGAGGCTctgaagagagatggagaag tcaaACAGGTGGCTTTCTCAGCCTCTCTGTTGGCTTCAGGCTCAGGAACTCTCGGaccatttaacacacacactcctctcaCCTTCAGATATGTCATCACAAACATTGGAAATGCCTACAACCCAAACACAG GTTTTTTCATTGCACCAGTGAGAGGAGCCTACCACTTTGAGTTCTGCGTAGGTGCAGGTGGACATAATTCACATGGTTCAGGTGCTGTGCTGGTCAAGAATGGAgagcatatttttgttgcatatgAGCATCAGCCATCCGGTCATGGCTCTTCTGCTAATGGCGCCACGCTGCTTCTAGAGGTCGGACATGTTGTGTTTCTGCGTCAGTGGGTTAACACATTAATATATGATAATGGAAATCACCACAGCACATTCAGTGGTCATCTGCTTTTTACCATGTGA